Genomic window (Phycisphaeraceae bacterium):
TCAACAGAAACATAGCAATACCCGACAAAAACAGCATCTGTCCGAACGGATCACTCTCGGATCCCAGTTCAGGGTTATACGAACGTGCGACAGACAAACCCATCTGGTACCCAGCTGTTAAACCAGCGAGTTCGAGAGCTGACAACACCAGCATCATGATTAGTCCCATGGACGCGCCAATCAGTAGCTCTGATACAGCAATGACCAGCAGCCCTGGCAGGTCACGGGCGAGTTCCATATCGACAGTCAGCACGACACCCGGATAGACCGCTGCTGCAAGCATCACAACCAGCATCGCGCGAGCACGCACCGGGATCGTGATGCTGGCAAACACCGGCGTTGTGATCGCAAGACCCGACAGACGGATCAGCACGAACAGAAACGGCATCGCTGCTGCAAGAATGGGATCGATAGACGGCACGAGCTTGAGTGTCTCCTGTTTACATCAGTTGGAAGAGTTCTGCTGCAAACCGCATCCACTGGCTCGCAATCCATGGCACGAGCATTGCTGTTACTGCGATCATCGCGATAATCTTGGGAACAAAGCTGAGTGTCTGATCCTGGATAGATGTAATAGATTGCAGAATACTGATAACCAAACCAACAAAGACACCGGCGATCAGGATCGGAGCGACAATCTTAACCGACACTATCAGTGTGTCTCGAACAATGTGTATCACTGTGTCATCAATCACGTCTGCCTCCAATCAACTACACAAATCGTGCAATCGCAATATCTCTGATATGGCTTGCAACAGCGTGGGCCGTCACTGCAACGTGAGAGCCGATATCATGCACCATCGGCTGTACAGCACTTGTGTATGTCGCAGTTGCATCCGTTGCAAAGCTTGTCAGCAACGAACCAACAAGCAGTTGCCACCCGTCGACCATGACGAACAACAACAGCTTGAACGGAAGGCTGATCAACACCGGCGGGAGCATCATCATGCCCATCGAGATGAGAATCGCTGAAATCACAATATCGATCACAAGGAACGGCAGATAGATGCGAAATCCCATCAGAAATGCCGTCTTGAGTTCGCTCAGCATGAACGCAGGAATGAGTGCTGTTGTTGGCACATCAGCGCGCGTCATCGACGTTGGATCGGACGTGTCGATCCCACGGTAGTTGAGCATCATGTACAAGCTGGACCAGTTGCCGGTCGCTTCGATCTGATCGAACATAAAGTCTCGCACAGGCGCGGAACTACGAACCCACAGTTCATCATACGACTGGATAGTTCCATCCCTGTAGGGTACCACTGCCTCGGTGTTGATACGGTCGATTGTCGGCCCCATCACCAGCGCAGTCATGAAGAGCGCAAGCGCAAGCAGCACTTGCGGCGGTGGCAGCGACTGCGTTCCCATCGCTTGGCGCAGGAGTGAGAGCACGATCAGCATGCGCACGAAGCTTGTCGTCATCAACAAGATGGATGGTGCGAGCGTGATCACTGTGAGCAACAGAACAACACTCACCGCAGAGGAGAAACCAGAGGCCTTTGCTTCTGTGCCTTCCACCTGCGTACTTGAGCCATCGCTCCCATTCTGGCCGGTAACCAAACTCGAGGCATTTGCAAGAATCTGCAACGGGTTTGTTGAGGAGAACGGCGCAAGATCCGGAGCAGTTGATGCGGGCTGTGAGGTTCCGGTATCCTGCAATGGGCCGACTATGCTCTGTGCATTCGTTTCACACACGCACAAAGCCAACGTACAAAAAGCAACTGCAACACGAAACGCTGCTCGAACTGCCGCACCTGGGTTTGATCTGAGAGAAGTCATCATGCCTGCTTCTGCGCGGTAAGCCACGAACGGATGGAATGCGACACCGAACCGGACATTGATCCCAGCTTTGCACGAAGTGCATTAGCCTGATCGTGCAGTCCCCCCATCTGTTGAGGCTGGGACTCGATTGCCTGCATCACAGGTATACCGAAAGACGAGTTCTCAACCTCAATGTTGTCTGTGACGTATTGTGATTGCTGATCTCCTGCAAATGCATTATCAAGCGTCTGATTGAACGCTACCCTGGATGAGTGCGCGTTCGCGTTGTTTGCAGCCTTTATGATCGCTGCAACCTCATCGGGATCGGTCAGCTCGGCGAGCGTTGCAAAGCCCCCTGACACTGATTTGCCGGAGATTGTCTGTGAAAGCAGAAGCACTCTGGAGTGGACACGCATCAGCACGAGTTGCTGTTTGCGCCCAACCGGATATCTGCCAAGCACTTCGAGCAAGCCGCTTGGCGCATTCCCTCCAGCCCCAAGTTTCGACGCTATTCCGCCGGATTTTCTGGAGATCGCTTTGAGGGCAGTGGCAAGGCACACCATCGCTGCGATAACAATCGCAAGAGAGAAGACCGTTTTTACCACACCTGTGGAGCTACCCGACGTACCAAGCGGCTGGGCCTGCTGGGAAGACGAGTGATCGATCGGCACACCGAGCGTCTTCGAGCCAGAATCGATATGGGATCTAGTTGTCTGATCGCGGCTGCTCTGCCCCCAAGTTGGTCGTACCGCCCAAACAAAGGAGCATATCACCAACATACAAAGCAAAGTTGATCGCAGATGAAATGTTGAGCGAACTGTTTGCATGAGCCCTCCTGGCTCGCGAACGGCGGATCCTCCACCGGTATCAACATGTGCAAGTTACGCCGCCAAAAACTCGTTTGTGGCATCATCAAGTTCGATGATCTCATTGATACGCACACAGAAGTTGTCGTTCAACACGAGCACCTCGCCACGTGCAACATGGCGTTCATTCACAAAAACATCGACAGGATCCCCAGCGAGTTTGTCGAGTTCGACCACCGCGCCGGGCGTCATCTTGAGCACCTCATCCAGTTGCATTCTGGTTCGACCGAGTTCGATTGTCACGTGCAGGTTCACATCAGACAGAATGTCCATTCCCTGAGGTACTGCAACACCTGATGACATACCGAAATCGGGCAGGTCAAAGGGTGAAGCACCACTCACATCTGGACCTGATGACGACGGAATATCCGGCTCTGATGACGGAGTGTCATCTGAAAAACCGCCAAAGTCTCCAAGCGAGAGACCGGCTATCGCGGCCTTCGCTGCAGCAAGTGCTGCGTTCTCCGTCTCGTCGTGCTCATCAACCTGTTCAGACTCTCCAGCCTCGGGCTCGATTTCTTCGCTTGCATTGGGTGTTTCATCGGCGGCCGAAGAGACGGGTTCCTCAGGCGACCCGGCATCTACGTTGTCGTCCATTGGAGTTTCGTTGTGTTCCTGCTCATCAGCCACAGACACCCCCTGCTACAACGGGTACCAACTTGTGTGCATCGCTGTGCACTTCCGAGTCAGTTTTCGGTTGTCAGGGGCGTTCTCACTGATTCTGCGCAAGAAACAGTGTGCGTGGCGTCATATTGCGCATTTTGTGCGCAGAAGATGCGCATGTCACCTTGCTTAGTTCAGTACGGTTCCCATACAACGGGCGATGATGATCTGTTCTACACGGCGATTATCATCGCCGTCAATCTCAAACAGTTCGTCGCTGAGGGCAAGAAGCTGGCGGCGCAATGTGCGAAGATCGGGCTCTCGCAACTGGCTCACCTGTGTGGTTCGAATGATCTGGCCAACCCGGTCCCGGATTTCGTTCTTTCGAGCTTCGAGTCGCTTCTCGATAAACTCCTTGTTTTCTTCCCGTATCTTTAGGTAGATTTCAACCTCAAAGCGATAGGTTCTGCCTTCCGTGCTGTTGTTGAACTTGTCCTCGATCAACAATAACTCGGCCATATTTTCGTCGGGCTGCAGCGCGCTTGTATTCGCAAAGGCGTCTTTGGGCCCCTTGCTGGTCATAGCAACGAATACAAAGATTCCAGCCCCCTCCATGATCATGAGAATCGCAATAATCGCGACCAGCATGACCGGGGATTTCTTCTTCACGTCCGATGAAGTTGACTCACTTTGATTTGCTTCTTCTTCAGCCATGTGCAGTTGTTCCTCTTCGTCGATACTGCATCGGCTTGATGCGCATATAACTGAACAGGACTATCGGTTTGAGCCCGAGAAGTGGTAATCGGGACTGCGTTCTTCTGCAGTAACCTCGGTCTCCATGACAACTACACGCCGGTTGTTTGCTGTCTCAGGTCCACGAAGGGCCTGGGGCTCTGTATCGCCAAAGCTCTGCACAGCAAGCGTGCGAGGGTCAACCCCGCATTCATTGACCAGATAATCACGAACGGCGAGAGCCCGCTTGAATGAGAGTGTCATAGCATCCATGCCGCTGGCAAGATCCTCGGTGCCGTAGGCGTGGCCTCGTATTTCGAATCGATTCGTCTTGCCCTTGATCTTCGGAGCAATCTGTGTTTGAAGCATTCTTTGCGCGGTCGCATCAATCTCAACCGAACCCGGGGCAAAGAGCATCGCTCCCCCAACGATAAACCGTTTCCCTTCGTCGATCACCTGCGTCTTTCTCTTCATACCCTCGGTATTGTTATCAACCGAGTTTTGTGATTGTGAAGTCTGTGGACTTGACTGCATCAAGGTATCGAGCACACTCGGAATTGAGTTCTCTGGCAGATCATCGGACGGGGAGTTCCCAAGACCATTCTGATACCCGAATGCTTCCTTGATCGCGTCCACAACCTTCTCGTATTCCTCGGGTTTCTTGAGCTCACTGAACGCGGCAAGCAGAATGAAGAAGCACAACAGCAGCGACATCATGTCGCCGTAGGTTAACACCCACTCGGGGATAGGCGGTGCCTGCGGTCCCTCTTTCTTCTTTGCCATATCAGGCTGCCTCTTTGTCTGCTGACTCGCGGAGCGAGGGCGGCAGGAACGTGAGGAGTTTGCTCTGCACAACGCGTGGGTTGTCACCGGACTGGATCGACATCACACCGGTCATGATAATTGTCTTGAACAACACCTCTTCAGATGCGCGAGCAGCCAGCTTTTCAGCAAGCGGCCCGGTGATCATGTTTGCGATCATTGCACCGTACAACGTCGTAATCAGAGCGACGGCCATACCCGGGCCGATCGCGGATGGATCGTCCATGTTGTTGAGCATCATGATCAGACCCATGAGGGTACCAATCATGCCGAATGCAGGCGCAAGACGCCCCATCGTGTCGAGCATGTACTTGCCCGACGAATGACGGTCCATCATTGCTTCGATCTCGGTTTCCATGATGGTCTTGATGAGATCTGGATCTGTCCCGTCAACAGCCATTTTGATGCCGCGAACAATGAACGGATCGTTCATGTTGGCGACATGATTTTCGAGACTGAGAATACCTTCCCGACGCGCGATCTCGGCGTACTTCACAAGGTCTGCAATGATCGACTTCGGATCGGGAGACGACCAGAACAATGCCTTCATGGCAACTGCATGCACTTTCAGAATCCTCGCAAGTGGAAAACATGCAAGAACAGCACCAGCAGTACCACCAATGACGACCATAATCGACATTGGATCAATCATTGATCCCAACTGGCCAGCCAGCAGGGCACTCGCGCACACCGCGACGACCGCAACCACAAGCCCGATGATGGTTCCTATATCCACGCGGTATCTCCTGCTGCAAACACACCATGTGCAGCATTCCACGCGAGGTCATCGGTCCGTCTACACCGTCTCTTCAGCCTGTCCGCTTTGTACTGGGCGCAGTTCATGCGCTCCATCCGTTACAGGCAGCACAATCAGAACCCAATACATTGTTACACTACCACACGATGGTCGAATCGCGAGAGCGGCAGCGGCGTTGGTTCACCATCGACAATCTCTGCGATCAGAGCCTGCGCGCATCGTGCAGCAAGTCCCATACCGTGGCCGTTGAACCCCGCGCACACCCAGGTGCGTCTCTCGTGATCGACCGGCCCCATCACTGGGAGGCCATCCGGCGTAAATGCCATGATACCAGACCATCGTGCAACAACATCTGGTTCAGTAAGTCCAAGTGTTCGTGTGAGGAGTCGATGCAGGTCCGATTGCAACGGCCCCGTTGTCTGGTCAAGTGAAGTCTGCTCGTCCCGCTCGTGCTCCTTGCGACATCCACCAACAAGCACGAGACCGTCCGGCCCACATCTGATGTAATCGGCACCGCCACGCAGGTAATAACTGAAATCAAGCGAGATCTCTGGTGCTTTGATTGCGAGCATCTGCGCACGATTCGGCTCGATAGGGATATGTCTGTTGAGAATCGAACCGGAAGCCCACGCGTTTGTGCAGTGCACAACCTGCGAGCACTGCACATGCAATCCCTCGGCACGAACTTCCATGTGCCTGTCTGTTCGGACAATGTCATACACCTCGGCATTCTCAAGAATGCGGCCTTTGAGATGTGACGCAACCGTATCAACCACCATGCGAGAGTTGCAGCGCGCATCGTTGGGATTCACAAGCATTCCACGCACGAGACCTGATCGCCAGAGCGCATCACTCCCGGACTCAACCCATCCAACATCAAATCCGTCATCCTGAAGCATTTGACGGGATTGGACTAGATCATGAAGTTCTCTATCAGTCTGCGCAACCAGAGCTGACGGTACATTTTCTATGGCATCGCCTGTGACCCTCTGACGAAGGATCGTGAGATTCTCCTCTGTCCAGCGCCACATTGTGCGAGCCAGATCGTGACCATACTCCCGCACCGCAGCAACATACGAATCCGCAGTGCCCCGCATGAGGTACCCCGCGTTCCGAGTGCTTGCGCCGCATCCGATACTTCCTCGGTCGATGACGATGACAGACAATCCACGCAACTCAAGCTCGATTGCAACAGACAAACCGCAGATGCCCGCGCCAATCACCGCAACATCGCATTGCAGTGTTTCCTTTGGTTTTCTGCGATTCCAGATACTAACTGTCATACGCATATCCTCGGCTTAAGCTTCCATTGTGAATACGAATCACTCGCGACATGATCGTATCGCGATCGCGATGTCGTTCACATTCGTGCCTGTCGAACCGCAACGGATCAGGCAATCATGCTTGTCCAGCAGCGAATAGGAATCGTGAGATGCGATCGTTTGGTTCAGTCCTTGATCTGATGTGATGCTGCTCGCACAATCTCGATCGATGACAGCACCTGCAGCATCGGTCGGGCCATCAATACCGTCGGTTGCAAATACGATACATGCACCATCTGTTCTTCCCGTCCACGTCGATGCAACGTGCAATGCCGCTTCCTGGCATCGACCGCCCCTCCCGGTTGCTCCCTGTGTGTCGACCGTCGTTTCGCCTCCCCAGATTGCACACTCGTACTTTGTTGTGTGACTTTTGCAACCTTCGAGAAGCCAGCGCCCGATCGATTCGCCCCACGCTGACGCACTGCCAGTTACACCCGCTTCAACATCGCACACAAGGAATCCTGCATCAGCAAGGAAGGATATCGCAGCTTCGATCGCGTCGTTGTTGCTCGCGATGATGTGTGAAGAGACGCGTTCAAACCATACGGGACTTTGGTCAGATATCTCTTTCATCGTTTCGATGCGATTCCTCACTCGAGCCGAGGCATCGGTCTGGATCCTCCTCAGAATCATCATCGCGTCGTCGATCGCTGTTGTATCTGGCGCGAACGGCCCTGATGCGATTGCCGGCACGTCGTTTCCAATGACATCGGACACAATCAGCACAACCAAGCGCTCGATCGATTGATTCTGATGCGCAAGTGCAGCCAGCTTGCCACCTTTGAGTTGTTCGCAGTGCTTCCGTACCGTGTTGATTTCCTCAATAGAACACCCTGCAGCGAGAAGTTCTCGTGTGATCTGCTGGAGATCATCGAGTGTGACACCATCGATCGGCAGTGCAAGATGTGCCGAGCCGCCACCCGAGATCAGCACGAGCAGCGTGTGCGCATCGCAACTCACATCTGACACGAACGCTCTCACGTACTTCGAAGCTTCGACGTTTCTTTGTGTTGGCAATGGATGATCGGCCGGAAAAACCGTGACACGAGGATCAACCTGTTCTCCAGATGCGTGCTCGGGCGGCATGAGCACGACGGCACTCTGCAAACGAGTCCCAAGCACTTCAGATGCAGCCTGCATCATGCGTGCTGACGCTTTTCCAAATGAAACAACGCGCACAGATGAGTCTGAAACGTGCAATCTGATCGCATCCGCAGTTCGCTGATACGGGTCCATCGATTCGATCACGTGCTGACGAGCACGCTCAAGCAAAACTGTAAGATCATCGTTTCTGCCTGGCATCGCATCACGCCCAGTTCGCAAGCTGATGGCAAGCCTTGCGGATCGTGTCGTGATGCTTACAGAACGCGAAGCGCACGAGCCCCTTCGTCACTGCATGATCCTGACAGAACGACGAGGGCGGGATCGTTGCGATCCCAGCATCTGTGATCAGCTTCTGGCACACTTCGCGATCGTTCAACGAA
Coding sequences:
- a CDS encoding flagellar biosynthetic protein FliQ; this translates as MIDDTVIHIVRDTLIVSVKIVAPILIAGVFVGLVISILQSITSIQDQTLSFVPKIIAMIAVTAMLVPWIASQWMRFAAELFQLM
- a CDS encoding flagellar biosynthetic protein FliR, producing MPSIDPILAAAMPFLFVLIRLSGLAITTPVFASITIPVRARAMLVVMLAAAVYPGVVLTVDMELARDLPGLLVIAVSELLIGASMGLIMMLVLSALELAGLTAGYQMGLSVARSYNPELGSESDPFGQMLFLSGIAMFLLIGGLDMLLMGLVRTFAYVPVGGFKLTELPLATVVTVLGSGFELALRVAAPVTAVALLVMLAIGMLGKTVPQLNVMTVGFAIKVVLGAGILAISIVVVEKIAMDEITRGLDAVSDWIAGLGESVAIVQTGGAHG
- a CDS encoding flagellar biosynthetic protein FliO — encoded protein: MPIDHSSSQQAQPLGTSGSSTGVVKTVFSLAIVIAAMVCLATALKAISRKSGGIASKLGAGGNAPSGLLEVLGRYPVGRKQQLVLMRVHSRVLLLSQTISGKSVSGGFATLAELTDPDEVAAIIKAANNANAHSSRVAFNQTLDNAFAGDQQSQYVTDNIEVENSSFGIPVMQAIESQPQQMGGLHDQANALRAKLGSMSGSVSHSIRSWLTAQKQA
- a CDS encoding OmpA family protein, with product MAKKKEGPQAPPIPEWVLTYGDMMSLLLCFFILLAAFSELKKPEEYEKVVDAIKEAFGYQNGLGNSPSDDLPENSIPSVLDTLMQSSPQTSQSQNSVDNNTEGMKRKTQVIDEGKRFIVGGAMLFAPGSVEIDATAQRMLQTQIAPKIKGKTNRFEIRGHAYGTEDLASGMDAMTLSFKRALAVRDYLVNECGVDPRTLAVQSFGDTEPQALRGPETANNRRVVVMETEVTAEERSPDYHFSGSNR
- a CDS encoding FAD-binding oxidoreductase; translated protein: MTVSIWNRRKPKETLQCDVAVIGAGICGLSVAIELELRGLSVIVIDRGSIGCGASTRNAGYLMRGTADSYVAAVREYGHDLARTMWRWTEENLTILRQRVTGDAIENVPSALVAQTDRELHDLVQSRQMLQDDGFDVGWVESGSDALWRSGLVRGMLVNPNDARCNSRMVVDTVASHLKGRILENAEVYDIVRTDRHMEVRAEGLHVQCSQVVHCTNAWASGSILNRHIPIEPNRAQMLAIKAPEISLDFSYYLRGGADYIRCGPDGLVLVGGCRKEHERDEQTSLDQTTGPLQSDLHRLLTRTLGLTEPDVVARWSGIMAFTPDGLPVMGPVDHERRTWVCAGFNGHGMGLAARCAQALIAEIVDGEPTPLPLSRFDHRVVV
- the fliN gene encoding flagellar motor switch protein FliN; the encoded protein is MSSGVAVPQGMDILSDVNLHVTIELGRTRMQLDEVLKMTPGAVVELDKLAGDPVDVFVNERHVARGEVLVLNDNFCVRINEIIELDDATNEFLAA
- the fliP gene encoding flagellar type III secretion system pore protein FliP (The bacterial flagellar biogenesis protein FliP forms a type III secretion system (T3SS)-type pore required for flagellar assembly.) translates to MTSLRSNPGAAVRAAFRVAVAFCTLALCVCETNAQSIVGPLQDTGTSQPASTAPDLAPFSSTNPLQILANASSLVTGQNGSDGSSTQVEGTEAKASGFSSAVSVVLLLTVITLAPSILLMTTSFVRMLIVLSLLRQAMGTQSLPPPQVLLALALFMTALVMGPTIDRINTEAVVPYRDGTIQSYDELWVRSSAPVRDFMFDQIEATGNWSSLYMMLNYRGIDTSDPTSMTRADVPTTALIPAFMLSELKTAFLMGFRIYLPFLVIDIVISAILISMGMMMLPPVLISLPFKLLLFVMVDGWQLLVGSLLTSFATDATATYTSAVQPMVHDIGSHVAVTAHAVASHIRDIAIARFV
- a CDS encoding DUF4147 domain-containing protein: MPGRNDDLTVLLERARQHVIESMDPYQRTADAIRLHVSDSSVRVVSFGKASARMMQAASEVLGTRLQSAVVLMPPEHASGEQVDPRVTVFPADHPLPTQRNVEASKYVRAFVSDVSCDAHTLLVLISGGGSAHLALPIDGVTLDDLQQITRELLAAGCSIEEINTVRKHCEQLKGGKLAALAHQNQSIERLVVLIVSDVIGNDVPAIASGPFAPDTTAIDDAMMILRRIQTDASARVRNRIETMKEISDQSPVWFERVSSHIIASNNDAIEAAISFLADAGFLVCDVEAGVTGSASAWGESIGRWLLEGCKSHTTKYECAIWGGETTVDTQGATGRGGRCQEAALHVASTWTGRTDGACIVFATDGIDGPTDAAGAVIDRDCASSITSDQGLNQTIASHDSYSLLDKHDCLIRCGSTGTNVNDIAIAIRSCRE
- a CDS encoding MotA/TolQ/ExbB proton channel family protein, which produces MDIGTIIGLVVAVVAVCASALLAGQLGSMIDPMSIMVVIGGTAGAVLACFPLARILKVHAVAMKALFWSSPDPKSIIADLVKYAEIARREGILSLENHVANMNDPFIVRGIKMAVDGTDPDLIKTIMETEIEAMMDRHSSGKYMLDTMGRLAPAFGMIGTLMGLIMMLNNMDDPSAIGPGMAVALITTLYGAMIANMITGPLAEKLAARASEEVLFKTIIMTGVMSIQSGDNPRVVQSKLLTFLPPSLRESADKEAA